From one Enterococcus sp. DIV2402 genomic stretch:
- a CDS encoding PTS mannitol transporter subunit IICB, whose protein sequence is MENVKVKIQRFGNTLSAMVMPNIGAFIAWGILAALFIPAGYFPNEKLNSLIGPTLTYVLPILIGYTAGYNIYGKRGGVAGVLATVGVIVGSDVTMLIGGMVMGPIGALTIRKIDKIAKGRVKSGLEMLVDNFTLGILGAILMVVGLNAVAPVYNVISSFLMSAVNFLSENNIIQLSPVVVVPGQLLFLNNAINHGILSPLGIEQAAEFGKSILFLVESNGGPWTGLAFAFAVFGRGMAKKSAPGAAIIQLFGGIGEVVFPYALTKPITMLGPIIGQVFALYWFSIFGGGTVAAVSPGSFIALIMMSPKDGIIANVSGYIVSGLLSFAIVGFLLKRSKNNEELVEYDLSTEENSSVSSSTNSEDQRNNRLAPRNIQNIYFACDAGMGSSVMAASILTTQLQKNGVSLKVNHVSLSEVPKNADLIVTSDILYERALTQVAEDVPIIKIHDLMSKNEHSEIAKTIKDMIEQNK, encoded by the coding sequence ATGGAAAATGTAAAAGTAAAGATTCAAAGATTTGGTAATACATTAAGTGCTATGGTTATGCCCAATATTGGCGCATTTATTGCTTGGGGGATACTTGCAGCTCTATTTATTCCAGCGGGGTACTTTCCAAATGAAAAACTTAATTCTTTAATTGGGCCAACTCTGACATACGTATTACCAATATTAATTGGTTACACAGCAGGATATAATATCTATGGTAAACGTGGAGGTGTTGCAGGGGTGCTTGCCACAGTTGGTGTGATCGTTGGTTCTGATGTTACCATGCTTATTGGAGGGATGGTAATGGGTCCAATTGGGGCATTAACAATTCGAAAAATTGATAAAATAGCTAAGGGACGTGTGAAATCTGGTCTAGAAATGCTAGTAGATAATTTTACTCTAGGTATTTTAGGAGCCATATTAATGGTTGTTGGATTGAATGCAGTTGCTCCAGTTTATAATGTAATTTCATCATTCTTAATGTCTGCTGTAAACTTTTTAAGTGAAAATAATATTATACAACTTTCACCGGTTGTAGTAGTCCCAGGTCAATTACTATTTCTTAATAATGCAATTAATCATGGAATTTTATCTCCTTTGGGAATTGAACAAGCAGCAGAGTTTGGTAAATCAATTTTATTCTTAGTTGAATCTAATGGCGGTCCATGGACTGGTTTGGCTTTTGCTTTCGCAGTATTTGGTAGAGGTATGGCCAAAAAATCGGCGCCAGGTGCAGCAATTATTCAATTATTTGGTGGTATTGGAGAGGTTGTTTTTCCATACGCATTAACGAAACCGATTACAATGCTAGGACCAATCATTGGACAAGTATTTGCTCTTTATTGGTTCTCAATCTTTGGAGGAGGTACTGTTGCAGCAGTTTCCCCAGGGAGTTTTATAGCACTAATTATGATGTCTCCAAAAGATGGTATTATTGCTAACGTTAGTGGTTACATTGTTTCAGGTTTACTTTCATTTGCAATCGTAGGATTCTTGTTAAAAAGAAGTAAAAATAATGAGGAACTGGTTGAGTATGATTTATCAACTGAGGAAAATTCTAGTGTATCTTCTTCAACAAATAGTGAAGACCAAAGAAACAATAGACTAGCTCCAAGAAATATTCAAAATATCTATTTTGCTTGTGATGCAGGAATGGGTTCAAGTGTCATGGCAGCTTCAATACTAACTACTCAATTGCAAAAAAATGGCGTTTCATTAAAAGTTAATCATGTATCTTTATCTGAAGTTCCCAAAAATGCAGATCTTATAGTCACAAGTGATATTTTGTATGAACGAGCTTTAACTCAAGTAGCTGAAGATGTTCCTATTATTAAAATTCATGACTTAATGTCTAAGAATGAACATTCTGAAATCGCAAAAACAATAAAAGATATGATTGAACAAAATAAATAA
- the proB gene encoding glutamate 5-kinase — MRLYQNRIVVKVGTSTLTNDLGQNNLKIFDRLAYVLSDIQNLGYEVILVSSGAIAVGCNKLNLKTRPTELKFKQAAAAVGQCRIMFFYDKFFADYDKTIAQILLNAEDIEVEEKKQNLINTFDTLLEMNIIPVVNENDSVSYTEIQSEARLFGDNDMLSAVVATLCKANKLVILSDIDGLYDKDPRMDSSANLIKQVEQIDENIHLLAGGAGSQRDRGHDYKITISKIGNRTWYRNHHY; from the coding sequence ATGAGATTATATCAAAATAGAATCGTAGTCAAAGTAGGAACATCTACTTTGACCAATGATTTAGGACAAAATAATTTAAAAATTTTTGATCGTTTAGCTTATGTACTGTCGGATATTCAAAATTTAGGGTATGAAGTGATCTTAGTATCTTCTGGCGCAATTGCCGTAGGTTGTAATAAATTGAATTTAAAAACCAGACCTACAGAACTAAAGTTCAAACAAGCGGCAGCAGCAGTAGGGCAATGTAGGATTATGTTTTTCTATGATAAATTTTTTGCGGACTACGATAAAACTATCGCACAAATTTTGTTGAATGCAGAAGATATTGAAGTAGAAGAAAAGAAGCAAAATTTAATAAATACATTTGACACATTACTTGAAATGAACATTATTCCTGTAGTCAATGAAAATGATTCTGTAAGTTATACAGAAATTCAATCAGAAGCCCGATTGTTTGGCGATAATGATATGTTATCTGCAGTTGTAGCTACTTTATGTAAAGCAAATAAGTTAGTTATTCTTTCAGATATTGATGGACTTTACGATAAAGACCCTAGAATGGATTCGTCAGCTAACTTAATCAAGCAAGTTGAACAAATTGATGAAAATATCCATTTGTTAGCAGGTGGAGCTGGATCACAAAGGGACAGGGGGCATGATTACAAAATTACAATCAGCAAAATTGGCAACAGAACATGGTATAGAAACCATCATTACTAA
- a CDS encoding prolyl-tRNA synthetase associated domain-containing protein, producing MFYVSEVITEKPNEFKTKLQEAVYKKLEELAIEHQRVETDEAITMTDCILINDKLTMQMVKTLFLCNRQKTTFYLFITTGSKTFKSKDFSKVLKISRVSFAPEELFEEILQTKIGTATVYSALIDDKKQIQIVIDKEVVSEEYYGCSYGTTSGYMKVKTADILQKFLPATNHQPIIIEV from the coding sequence ATGTTTTATGTGAGTGAAGTAATTACAGAAAAACCAAATGAATTTAAAACCAAATTACAAGAAGCAGTTTATAAAAAATTAGAAGAATTAGCAATTGAGCATCAACGTGTGGAGACTGATGAAGCAATTACGATGACTGATTGTATTTTGATTAATGATAAATTAACCATGCAAATGGTTAAGACGTTGTTCTTATGTAATCGTCAAAAAACTACCTTTTATTTGTTTATTACAACAGGTAGTAAAACGTTTAAATCCAAAGATTTTAGCAAAGTTCTTAAAATTTCACGCGTTTCGTTTGCACCTGAAGAGTTATTTGAAGAAATACTACAAACTAAAATTGGTACCGCAACTGTTTATAGTGCATTGATTGATGATAAAAAACAAATTCAAATTGTTATCGACAAAGAGGTGGTGTCAGAAGAATATTACGGGTGTAGTTATGGTACAACAAGCGGTTATATGAAAGTGAAAACAGCGGATATTCTTCAAAAATTTTTGCCAGCTACTAATCATCAACCGATTATTATTGAGGTGTAG
- a CDS encoding LysR family transcriptional regulator: METNIQKYLALVKTVELGSFTKAANALNYSQSGISRMINDLEKESGVNLLERNRNGLNLTSDGMNIFPFIQNMVNEYLLLQRRMDELTDLDTGIIRIGTFSSVATHWIPKMIQQFQKRYPNIEFELLLGDYTEIEMWINEGRVDFGFLRLPTISHFQTKFLEQDELLVVLPENHYLTKYDKIPLNELSHFPFVLLEKEKNSDILELFEQLNFIPAIQFRTWDDYAVMSMVESNLGISILPELILKRIAYNIVTKSLDIPQYRKIGLVYRNKETLSLATKEFLKFIDYR, from the coding sequence ATGGAAACAAATATTCAAAAATATCTTGCTCTGGTAAAAACGGTGGAGCTAGGAAGTTTTACTAAAGCCGCAAACGCATTGAATTATTCACAATCGGGAATTAGTCGTATGATTAATGACTTGGAAAAAGAAAGTGGTGTCAATTTATTAGAACGCAATCGAAATGGCTTAAACTTAACTTCTGATGGCATGAATATCTTCCCATTTATTCAAAACATGGTCAATGAATACTTGCTATTGCAACGTAGAATGGATGAACTAACAGACTTAGACACAGGAATTATACGAATTGGCACTTTTTCCAGTGTTGCCACACACTGGATTCCTAAAATGATTCAACAATTTCAAAAGCGTTATCCCAATATAGAATTTGAACTTTTATTAGGGGACTATACAGAAATTGAAATGTGGATCAATGAGGGACGAGTTGATTTTGGGTTTCTTAGACTACCGACCATCAGCCATTTTCAAACAAAATTTTTAGAACAAGATGAATTGCTTGTTGTTCTGCCAGAGAATCATTATTTAACGAAGTACGACAAGATACCTTTAAATGAGCTTTCGCATTTTCCATTTGTTTTACTAGAAAAAGAAAAAAATTCAGATATTTTGGAATTATTTGAACAATTAAATTTTATACCTGCTATTCAATTTCGTACGTGGGATGATTATGCAGTCATGTCAATGGTCGAAAGTAATTTAGGAATCAGTATTTTACCTGAACTGATATTAAAGCGAATCGCTTATAACATCGTCACCAAATCATTAGACATTCCTCAATATCGAAAAATTGGTCTGGTTTATAGAAATAAAGAAACCTTATCTTTAGCTACAAAAGAATTTTTGAAATTTATTGATTATAGGTAA
- a CDS encoding putative holin-like toxin, with product MSVAEALGLMIAFGSFTATIIFGILSAVKDDKKKK from the coding sequence TTGTCAGTCGCTGAAGCGTTAGGGCTAATGATTGCGTTCGGTTCTTTTACCGCAACGATTATCTTTGGTATCCTATCCGCAGTAAAAGACGACAAAAAAAAGAAATAA
- a CDS encoding replication protein has translation MPKTTSKQATPRHRNWIFIVYPDSAPENWRDIVTDIGASWGHSPLHDKDENEYGGAKKPHYHCLIKFNSLKSHRQMLSITGKLHAPNPQPCESIVGKVRYWLHLDNPEKYQYEQEDIKAFNGLDIKEILRPSKTEQTAMMREARAFIRENNIKELKDFMDYADKEKPEWGYVINKYHCGIRDYINSSRYSSKHQQNEEYEGLRLIRTFIKENGITEIANVYDFLDETAPQWGYLMETKYLEIKNYLESTIRRNKHKVQLNSLDTPKQTNIIPLVPKGIDLELWALTIKEYQESCL, from the coding sequence ATGCCAAAAACTACAAGCAAACAAGCAACACCTAGACACAGAAACTGGATATTTATTGTCTATCCAGATTCAGCACCTGAGAATTGGAGAGATATTGTAACAGATATTGGTGCATCATGGGGGCATAGCCCTTTGCACGATAAAGATGAAAATGAATATGGCGGAGCTAAAAAGCCTCACTACCATTGCCTTATCAAATTTAATAGCCTAAAGTCTCACAGACAAATGCTAAGCATAACTGGTAAACTCCATGCACCAAATCCGCAACCTTGTGAGTCTATTGTAGGAAAAGTAAGGTATTGGCTCCATCTGGATAACCCTGAAAAGTATCAATATGAGCAAGAAGACATAAAAGCCTTTAACGGCTTAGATATTAAAGAGATACTAAGACCAAGTAAGACAGAACAAACTGCCATGATGAGAGAAGCAAGAGCGTTCATCAGAGAAAATAATATCAAAGAGTTAAAAGACTTTATGGACTATGCAGATAAAGAAAAACCCGAATGGGGCTACGTCATCAATAAATACCACTGTGGTATCAGAGACTATATCAACAGTAGCAGATATAGTTCTAAGCACCAGCAAAATGAAGAATACGAAGGGCTACGCTTGATTCGGACTTTTATTAAAGAGAATGGTATCACAGAGATAGCTAACGTGTATGACTTTTTAGATGAAACTGCACCTCAATGGGGGTACTTAATGGAGACGAAGTATCTTGAAATCAAGAACTACCTAGAAAGTACGATACGCCGAAATAAGCACAAAGTGCAGTTAAATTCTCTTGATACTCCTAAACAAACGAACATCATACCTTTAGTACCAAAAGGAATTGATTTGGAGCTATGGGCATTAACAATAAAGGAGTATCAAGAGTCTTGTCTCTAA
- a CDS encoding tyrosine-type recombinase/integrase, whose translation MAKRQMHNVQPIKDSNVLKQVQDTLLDSFKAGRRNYTIFQLGKATLLRVSDVLALEYSDVFTDTGVLKERANITDQKTGKPNSLYLKPIEKELLLYQEWLQESEIQSQWLFPSLSNTDKCITRKQYYKIMQKTGNLLGINYLGTHTMRKTGAYRVYEQTNYNIGFVMKLLNHSDQKSTLSYLGLDEVQKEELLDTINFG comes from the coding sequence ATGGCTAAAAGACAAATGCACAACGTACAACCAATCAAGGATTCAAATGTACTTAAACAGGTACAGGATACTCTCTTAGATAGTTTCAAAGCTGGACGCAGAAATTACACCATCTTTCAACTTGGCAAAGCAACTCTTCTAAGAGTCAGTGATGTATTGGCGCTTGAATATTCAGATGTATTCACAGATACTGGGGTACTAAAAGAGCGTGCCAACATCACTGACCAAAAAACGGGCAAGCCAAACTCTCTTTATCTGAAACCAATAGAAAAAGAACTCCTTCTTTATCAAGAATGGCTACAAGAAAGTGAGATTCAAAGCCAATGGCTCTTCCCTTCTCTCTCCAATACAGACAAATGTATCACTAGAAAGCAATACTACAAAATCATGCAGAAGACTGGCAATCTCTTAGGCATTAATTACTTGGGGACTCATACCATGAGAAAGACAGGTGCGTACAGAGTCTACGAGCAGACCAACTACAATATCGGCTTTGTCATGAAACTACTGAATCACTCTGACCAAAAGTCCACCCTAAGTTATTTAGGACTAGACGAGGTACAGAAAGAAGAGCTTCTTGACACGATTAACTTCGGTTAA
- a CDS encoding DUF3173 domain-containing protein, whose protein sequence is MTNPTITKHDLIELGYGHCTAEDLIKRAKALMVHKGFSYYENARLGRVPVKAIEEILGIQLAVKPIEEVD, encoded by the coding sequence ATGACAAATCCAACAATCACTAAACACGACTTAATCGAATTGGGCTATGGACACTGTACGGCAGAAGACCTAATTAAGAGAGCTAAAGCTTTGATGGTACACAAAGGATTCTCTTACTATGAGAATGCACGACTTGGACGTGTGCCTGTTAAAGCCATAGAGGAAATACTAGGCATTCAGTTAGCAGTAAAACCAATTGAGGAGGTAGACTAA
- a CDS encoding tyrosine-type recombinase/integrase, translated as MTIRKDKATGTWIVDISDGFNPVTGKRNRFIKRQIKTRKEAIKLEQELRFTKFGDTSLAGATIEMLYQIAVEEDKRSNRKESYLQTQEYNYNRHIKGYFEKAKIELLTYKELEVFRTSLTNKGLSNNTVNKLMIQLKKLLDVAVKQGFLKVNPCTQLKKLPVKKKKMDYWTTEDFNHFMSLFKPDEYPYKLFFKVAFSTGMRMGELLGLTWEDINLRRNIIDVNKTLIHLTGKNILNEPKTSAGSRQIALHSNLSDELWDWKDKQHELLSPFVPETEKLQVFQFVPEIMTRFKVSKKYDDVVERSSTLKRIRIHDLRHSHVAFLIDNEEDPFIIKERIGHASINTTYDIYGHLYPNKQQSLADKLNNAIV; from the coding sequence ATGACAATCAGAAAAGACAAAGCAACAGGGACATGGATTGTAGATATTTCAGATGGTTTTAACCCTGTTACTGGTAAGCGTAACCGATTTATCAAACGTCAAATTAAGACCCGTAAAGAAGCTATTAAACTAGAACAGGAACTTAGATTTACTAAGTTTGGAGATACCTCTCTTGCAGGTGCTACTATTGAAATGCTGTATCAGATTGCTGTTGAAGAAGATAAAAGAAGTAATCGTAAGGAAAGCTACTTACAGACACAAGAGTATAATTACAACAGGCATATTAAGGGGTACTTTGAGAAAGCTAAAATTGAGCTTTTAACTTATAAAGAGCTAGAAGTCTTTCGTACTTCACTCACGAATAAAGGTTTATCCAATAACACGGTTAATAAACTCATGATACAACTAAAGAAACTCTTAGATGTAGCCGTCAAACAAGGATTTCTAAAAGTAAATCCATGCACACAATTAAAGAAATTACCTGTCAAAAAGAAAAAGATGGACTATTGGACAACGGAGGACTTCAATCATTTTATGTCACTTTTTAAACCTGATGAGTATCCATACAAGCTCTTTTTCAAAGTTGCCTTCTCAACTGGTATGCGTATGGGAGAACTTTTAGGACTGACGTGGGAAGACATCAACTTACGCAGAAACATTATAGACGTTAATAAAACTTTGATTCATTTGACAGGCAAAAACATCCTCAATGAACCCAAAACGAGCGCTGGAAGTCGTCAAATTGCTCTTCACAGCAACTTATCAGATGAATTATGGGATTGGAAAGATAAACAGCATGAGCTTCTCTCACCTTTCGTACCAGAAACAGAGAAACTCCAAGTCTTTCAATTCGTCCCCGAAATCATGACACGTTTCAAAGTATCAAAGAAATATGATGACGTAGTAGAACGTAGTTCTACTCTCAAAAGAATCCGAATTCACGACCTCAGACATTCCCACGTAGCATTTTTAATTGATAATGAGGAAGATCCATTCATCATTAAAGAACGCATAGGACACGCCTCAATCAATACGACCTATGATATTTACGGACACCTCTACCCAAATAAGCAACAAAGCTTAGCCGATAAATTGAATAATGCAATTGTATAG
- a CDS encoding HAMP domain-containing sensor histidine kinase gives MKRLKLRIMKIRELQKPSLTIKWAFASSFFIFVVFTIFSVLTYKSAVALFVEKERKNAEQATYEVVSRLANANSQLSLVNTYRNLTNSANGENRLYDRTSTLEGILMNIDPFISELGQPELTLYVYNLSEELIFKTREKNLQLTQTEVKKPSVVEIDGLTGFIIVHPIYSKETREKIGYVQTFYELTSFYAIRERLLILLIVIEIISIIVSSILGYFLSSYFLKPLKILRDTMEKIQEDPQTDIHTPKIDTNDELADLAEIFNGMLDRMRSYTEQQEQFVEDVSHELRTPVAVIEGHLNMLNRWGKNDPEILEESLAASMQEISRMKTLVQEMLDLSRAEQVDVYYGNETTQAKEVVYQVFNNFKMLYPEFVFTLDDDLATEKTLKIYRNHFEQILIIIMDNAVKYSTNRNEVHVSISSNTKDFEIVIQDFGEGISEEDIPKIFNRFYRVDKARARTKGGNGLGLSIAKQLLESYKGKIIPESSLGQGTIFRIYIPIAKSTSDS, from the coding sequence ATGAAACGTTTGAAATTAAGAATAATGAAGATACGAGAACTACAGAAGCCCTCTTTGACTATCAAATGGGCTTTTGCCAGTTCTTTCTTTATATTTGTTGTTTTTACAATTTTTTCTGTTTTGACCTATAAATCAGCAGTTGCTTTATTTGTTGAAAAAGAACGTAAAAATGCCGAGCAAGCAACCTACGAAGTTGTCTCTCGACTAGCAAATGCTAATAGTCAATTGAGTTTGGTAAATACCTATCGAAATTTAACAAATAGTGCCAATGGTGAAAATCGCCTATATGATCGTACATCTACCTTGGAAGGTATCTTGATGAACATTGATCCATTTATTTCTGAATTAGGGCAACCAGAACTAACTTTATATGTTTATAATTTAAGTGAAGAGTTGATTTTTAAAACGAGAGAAAAGAATTTACAACTGACCCAAACAGAAGTGAAGAAACCTTCAGTAGTAGAAATTGACGGTTTGACAGGTTTTATTATCGTACATCCAATTTATTCCAAAGAAACACGAGAAAAAATTGGTTATGTACAAACCTTTTATGAATTAACGTCGTTTTATGCGATTCGTGAACGTTTATTGATTTTGTTGATCGTTATCGAAATTATTTCTATTATAGTGAGTAGCATCTTGGGTTATTTCTTATCTTCATATTTCTTAAAACCTTTAAAAATCTTACGTGATACGATGGAAAAAATTCAAGAAGATCCTCAGACAGATATTCATACTCCTAAAATCGATACAAATGATGAGCTAGCTGATTTAGCAGAAATTTTCAATGGTATGTTAGATCGTATGCGTTCGTATACTGAACAGCAAGAGCAATTTGTTGAGGATGTCTCTCATGAATTAAGAACGCCCGTGGCAGTCATTGAAGGACATTTGAATATGTTAAATCGCTGGGGAAAAAATGATCCAGAAATATTAGAAGAATCTTTAGCCGCGAGTATGCAGGAAATTAGTCGAATGAAAACTCTTGTTCAGGAAATGTTAGACTTATCGCGAGCAGAACAAGTGGATGTCTATTATGGCAACGAGACCACTCAAGCAAAAGAAGTGGTTTATCAAGTTTTCAATAATTTTAAGATGTTATACCCAGAATTTGTTTTTACATTAGATGATGATTTAGCGACAGAAAAGACATTGAAAATCTATCGTAATCATTTTGAGCAGATTTTAATTATCATTATGGATAATGCGGTCAAATATTCAACAAACAGAAATGAAGTTCATGTGTCTATTTCGAGCAATACCAAAGATTTTGAAATTGTGATTCAAGATTTTGGAGAGGGCATTTCTGAAGAAGACATACCAAAAATTTTTAATCGGTTTTACCGAGTAGATAAAGCACGGGCACGAACAAAAGGTGGGAATGGGTTAGGACTTTCGATTGCAAAACAACTTTTGGAGAGCTATAAAGGCAAAATTATTCCTGAAAGCAGTCTAGGACAAGGCACTATTTTTAGAATTTATATTCCAATTGCTAAAAGTACATCCGATTCCTAA
- a CDS encoding response regulator transcription factor encodes MSNILIIEDEKNLARFVELELKHEGYKTEVHYNGRTGLDAALNSEWDAILLDLMLPELNGLEVCRRIRQVKNTPIIMMTARDSVIDRVSGLDHGADDYIVKPFAIEELLARLRALLRRIDIEGDKNVAKQTTITYRDLTIEKENRVVRRGSEIIELTKREYELLLTLMENVNVVLARDVLLNKVWGYETEVETNVVDVYIRYLRNKIDVPGDESYIQTVRGTGYVMRS; translated from the coding sequence ATGAGTAATATTCTAATCATAGAAGATGAAAAGAACCTCGCTCGATTTGTAGAATTAGAATTGAAACATGAAGGTTACAAAACAGAAGTTCATTATAACGGCAGAACGGGTCTGGATGCTGCATTAAATAGTGAATGGGATGCAATTTTGCTTGATTTAATGTTACCTGAATTAAACGGATTAGAAGTGTGTCGTCGTATTCGCCAAGTGAAAAATACACCGATTATCATGATGACAGCAAGAGACTCTGTTATTGATCGTGTATCTGGTCTAGATCATGGAGCTGACGATTACATTGTGAAACCATTTGCTATCGAAGAATTACTAGCACGTTTGCGCGCATTATTACGCCGAATTGATATTGAAGGTGATAAGAATGTCGCTAAACAGACAACAATTACGTATCGCGATTTAACTATTGAAAAAGAAAACCGTGTTGTGCGTCGTGGGTCTGAAATTATTGAGCTAACTAAACGTGAATATGAACTACTATTAACTTTAATGGAAAACGTCAATGTAGTATTAGCAAGAGATGTTTTGTTAAATAAAGTTTGGGGTTACGAAACAGAAGTTGAAACAAACGTTGTTGATGTGTATATTCGCTATTTACGTAATAAGATTGACGTTCCTGGGGACGAAAGTTATATTCAAACGGTTCGCGGAACAGGTTATGTGATGCGTTCATGA
- the gndA gene encoding NADP-dependent phosphogluconate dehydrogenase, giving the protein MTKQQIGVVGMAVMGKNLALNIESRGYSVALYNRTGSKTEEVVHDNPDKNLKGTYSVEEFVDSIEKPRRIVLMVQAGRGTDATIQSLLPHLDQGDVLIDGGNTFFQDTIRRSNELADSGINFIGTGVSGGEEGALKGPSIMPGGQKEAYELVAPILEKISAKAEDGSPCVTYIGPDGAGHYVKMVHNGIEYGDMQLIAESYDLMQNILGLSVDEMAEIFAEWNTGELDSFLIEITADILTRKDDLGTGKPIVDVILDAAGNKGTGKWTSQSALDLGVPLPLITESVFARYISAYKEERVQASNVLPKPAAYQFEGDKKEFVEKIRQALYFSKIMSYAQGFAQLRSASKEYNWELPFGEIAKIWREGCIIRAQFLQKITDAYDKEADLENLLLDDYFKDITANYQQAVRDVVALAVQAGVPVPTFSSAISYFDSYRSDRLPANLIQAQRDYFGAHTYERTDREGIFHYSWYDEK; this is encoded by the coding sequence ATGACAAAACAACAAATTGGCGTTGTTGGGATGGCCGTAATGGGTAAAAACTTAGCGCTAAATATCGAAAGCCGCGGCTATTCTGTTGCTTTATACAACCGTACCGGTTCAAAAACAGAAGAAGTGGTTCATGACAATCCAGATAAAAATTTAAAAGGAACTTACAGCGTGGAAGAATTTGTTGATTCTATCGAAAAACCACGTCGTATTGTATTAATGGTTCAAGCGGGCCGCGGAACAGACGCAACCATTCAATCCTTATTACCACATTTAGATCAAGGGGATGTGCTAATTGATGGCGGAAATACCTTCTTCCAAGACACGATCCGTCGTAGTAATGAATTAGCAGACTCTGGCATTAACTTTATTGGAACCGGTGTTTCTGGTGGAGAAGAAGGTGCCTTAAAAGGCCCATCAATCATGCCTGGCGGTCAAAAAGAAGCCTATGAATTAGTGGCACCTATCTTAGAAAAAATTTCTGCGAAAGCAGAAGATGGCTCCCCTTGTGTGACCTATATTGGTCCAGATGGCGCAGGTCATTATGTAAAAATGGTGCATAACGGCATCGAATACGGAGATATGCAATTAATTGCGGAATCGTATGATTTAATGCAAAACATTTTAGGTTTGTCTGTGGATGAGATGGCCGAAATTTTTGCCGAATGGAATACAGGGGAGTTAGATAGTTTCTTAATTGAAATTACTGCGGATATCCTAACACGTAAAGACGATTTAGGCACAGGGAAACCAATTGTCGATGTAATCTTAGATGCAGCTGGCAATAAAGGAACTGGGAAATGGACGAGTCAAAGTGCCCTAGATTTAGGTGTCCCCTTACCATTAATTACAGAATCTGTTTTTGCTCGTTATATCTCTGCATATAAAGAGGAACGTGTACAAGCAAGTAACGTTTTACCAAAACCAGCCGCGTATCAGTTTGAAGGCGATAAAAAAGAATTTGTTGAAAAAATTCGTCAAGCCTTGTATTTCAGTAAAATTATGAGCTACGCGCAAGGCTTTGCGCAATTACGTTCTGCTTCAAAAGAATATAATTGGGAATTACCATTCGGTGAAATTGCGAAAATTTGGCGTGAAGGATGTATTATCCGTGCGCAATTCTTGCAAAAAATTACCGATGCCTATGATAAAGAAGCTGATTTAGAAAACTTATTGTTGGATGATTACTTTAAAGACATTACTGCGAACTACCAACAAGCTGTTCGTGATGTGGTCGCGTTAGCCGTTCAAGCAGGAGTACCTGTACCAACATTCTCATCAGCCATTTCATATTTCGATTCATATCGTTCCGATCGTTTGCCAGCGAATTTAATCCAAGCACAACGTGATTACTTCGGCGCACATACGTATGAACGTACAGACCGTGAAGGAATTTTCCATTATTCATGGTATGACGAAAAATAA
- the rpmF gene encoding 50S ribosomal protein L32: MAVPARRTSKAKKAKRRTHYKLSINGLNECPNCGELKKSHHVCGNCGHYDGKDVATKED; this comes from the coding sequence ATGGCAGTACCAGCTAGAAGAACTTCAAAAGCTAAAAAAGCTAAACGTCGTACACACTACAAATTATCTATCAACGGTTTAAACGAATGTCCAAACTGTGGTGAATTGAAAAAAAGCCACCACGTTTGCGGAAACTGTGGACATTATGATGGTAAAGATGTAGCAACAAAAGAAGATTAA